One Myotis daubentonii chromosome 3, mMyoDau2.1, whole genome shotgun sequence genomic window carries:
- the GTPBP8 gene encoding GTP-binding protein 8 isoform X1 — translation MAAPGLLPGVGRLIEMPSALGRLGRAYSKSHAFKEVLQLPKMELTKLVFPLQELQRHLLPDAQPDLLQLRIFDPSLEAIARAESFFTATPRNRIEYVSSAVRLDHAPDLPRPEVCFIGRSNVGKSSLIKALFSLAPEVEVRVSKTPGHTKKMDFFKVGKYFTLVDMPGYGYRAPEDFVDMVETYLKERKTLLRTFLLVDSVVGIQKADNIAIEMCEEFALPYVMVLTKIDKPSKGHLLKQVLEIQKFVDTKTQGCFPQLFPVSAMTYSGIHLLRCFIATITGNLKTNEWHLTLLKTQRILCQLELNTSISTLF, via the exons ATGGCGGCGCCCGGGCTGCTGCCCGGCGTGGGCCGACTCATTGAGATGCCCTCCGCGCTGGGGCGCTTGGGCCGAGCTTACAGCAAGTCCCACGCCTTCAAGGAGGTTCTACAGCTGCCCAAAATGGAACTGACGAAGCTCGTGTTCCCGTTACAGGAACTCCAGCGGCATCTGCTCCCTGACGCCCAGCCTGACCTTCTGCAACTGAGGATCTTTGACCCGAGCCTGGAGGCCATCGCGAGGGCGGAGAGCTTCTTCACGGCCACCCCGCGGAACCGCATCGAGTACGTCAGCTCGGCGGTGCGCCTGGACCACGCCCCCGACCTCCCCCGCCCGGAG GTGTGTTTTATAGGCAGAAGCAATGTTGGAAAATCCTCTCTAATAAAGGCTTTGTTTTCATTGGCTCCAGAGGTTGAAGTCAGAGTCTCCAAAACCCCG GGGCACACaaagaaaatggattttttcaaagttggaaaatattttacattggTGGACATGCCAGGTTATGGCTATCGAGCACCTGAAGATTTTGTTGATATGGTAGAGACTTATCTAAAAGAACGAAAGAC TTTGCTGAGAACATTTTTGTTAGTGGATAGTGTTGTCGGAATTCAGAAAGCAGACAATATTGCCATAGAAATGTGTGAAGAGTTTGCATTACCTTATGTA ATGGTGTTAACAAAAATTGACAAACCTTCCAAGGGACATCTTTTAAAGCAGGTGCTCGAGATCCAGAAATTTGTTGACACTAAAACACAAGGATGTTTTCCTCAGTTGTTTCCTGTAAG tGCTATGACCTATTCTGGAATCCATCTGTTGAGATGCTTTATAGCAACTATAACAGGAAATCTTAAGACTAATGAATGGCATCTAACTTTGCTGAAGACTCAACGTATTTTATGCCAACTGGAGTTAAACACAAGCATTTCAACATTGTTTTAA
- the GTPBP8 gene encoding GTP-binding protein 8 isoform X2 has product MAAPGLLPGVGRLIEMPSALGRLGRAYSKSHAFKEVLQLPKMELTKLVFPLQELQRHLLPDAQPDLLQLRIFDPSLEAIARAESFFTATPRNRIEYVSSAVRLDHAPDLPRPEVCFIGRSNVGKSSLIKALFSLAPEVEVRVSKTPGHTKKMDFFKVGKYFTLVDMPGYGYRAPEDFVDMVETYLKERKTLLRTFLLVDSVVGIQKADNIAIEMCEEFALPYVMVLTKIDKPSKGHLLKQVLEIQKFVDTKTQGCFPQLFPVRFLSIDICALSTVINWNYAFRHHF; this is encoded by the exons ATGGCGGCGCCCGGGCTGCTGCCCGGCGTGGGCCGACTCATTGAGATGCCCTCCGCGCTGGGGCGCTTGGGCCGAGCTTACAGCAAGTCCCACGCCTTCAAGGAGGTTCTACAGCTGCCCAAAATGGAACTGACGAAGCTCGTGTTCCCGTTACAGGAACTCCAGCGGCATCTGCTCCCTGACGCCCAGCCTGACCTTCTGCAACTGAGGATCTTTGACCCGAGCCTGGAGGCCATCGCGAGGGCGGAGAGCTTCTTCACGGCCACCCCGCGGAACCGCATCGAGTACGTCAGCTCGGCGGTGCGCCTGGACCACGCCCCCGACCTCCCCCGCCCGGAG GTGTGTTTTATAGGCAGAAGCAATGTTGGAAAATCCTCTCTAATAAAGGCTTTGTTTTCATTGGCTCCAGAGGTTGAAGTCAGAGTCTCCAAAACCCCG GGGCACACaaagaaaatggattttttcaaagttggaaaatattttacattggTGGACATGCCAGGTTATGGCTATCGAGCACCTGAAGATTTTGTTGATATGGTAGAGACTTATCTAAAAGAACGAAAGAC TTTGCTGAGAACATTTTTGTTAGTGGATAGTGTTGTCGGAATTCAGAAAGCAGACAATATTGCCATAGAAATGTGTGAAGAGTTTGCATTACCTTATGTA ATGGTGTTAACAAAAATTGACAAACCTTCCAAGGGACATCTTTTAAAGCAGGTGCTCGAGATCCAGAAATTTGTTGACACTAAAACACAAGGATGTTTTCCTCAGTTGTTTCCTGTAAG
- the GTPBP8 gene encoding GTP-binding protein 8 isoform X5 yields the protein MAAPGLLPGVGRLIEMPSALGRLGRAYSKSHAFKEVLQLPKMELTKLVFPLQELQRHLLPDAQPDLLQLRIFDPSLEAIARAESFFTATPRNRIEYVSSAVRLDHAPDLPRPEVCFIGRSNVGKSSLIKALFSLAPEVEVRVSKTPGHTKKMDFFKVGKYFTLVDMPGYGYRAPEDFVDMVETYLKERKTLLRTFLLVDSVVGIQKADNIAIEMCEEFALPYVMVLTKIDKPSKGHLLKQVLEIQKFVDTKTQGCFPQLFPVRMKTEESEDLN from the exons ATGGCGGCGCCCGGGCTGCTGCCCGGCGTGGGCCGACTCATTGAGATGCCCTCCGCGCTGGGGCGCTTGGGCCGAGCTTACAGCAAGTCCCACGCCTTCAAGGAGGTTCTACAGCTGCCCAAAATGGAACTGACGAAGCTCGTGTTCCCGTTACAGGAACTCCAGCGGCATCTGCTCCCTGACGCCCAGCCTGACCTTCTGCAACTGAGGATCTTTGACCCGAGCCTGGAGGCCATCGCGAGGGCGGAGAGCTTCTTCACGGCCACCCCGCGGAACCGCATCGAGTACGTCAGCTCGGCGGTGCGCCTGGACCACGCCCCCGACCTCCCCCGCCCGGAG GTGTGTTTTATAGGCAGAAGCAATGTTGGAAAATCCTCTCTAATAAAGGCTTTGTTTTCATTGGCTCCAGAGGTTGAAGTCAGAGTCTCCAAAACCCCG GGGCACACaaagaaaatggattttttcaaagttggaaaatattttacattggTGGACATGCCAGGTTATGGCTATCGAGCACCTGAAGATTTTGTTGATATGGTAGAGACTTATCTAAAAGAACGAAAGAC TTTGCTGAGAACATTTTTGTTAGTGGATAGTGTTGTCGGAATTCAGAAAGCAGACAATATTGCCATAGAAATGTGTGAAGAGTTTGCATTACCTTATGTA ATGGTGTTAACAAAAATTGACAAACCTTCCAAGGGACATCTTTTAAAGCAGGTGCTCGAGATCCAGAAATTTGTTGACACTAAAACACAAGGATGTTTTCCTCAGTTGTTTCCTGTAAG gatGAAAACAGAAGAATCAGAGGATTTGAATTGA
- the GTPBP8 gene encoding GTP-binding protein 8 isoform X4: protein MAAPGLLPGVGRLIEMPSALGRLGRAYSKSHAFKEVLQLPKMELTKLVFPLQELQRHLLPDAQPDLLQLRIFDPSLEAIARAESFFTATPRNRIEYVSSAVRLDHAPDLPRPEVCFIGRSNVGKSSLIKALFSLAPEVEVRVSKTPGHTKKMDFFKVGKYFTLVDMPGYGYRAPEDFVDMVETYLKERKTLLRTFLLVDSVVGIQKADNIAIEMCEEFALPYVMVLTKIDKPSKGHLLKQVLEIQKFVDTKTQGCFPQLFPVRRIRGFELTCRSPTP, encoded by the exons ATGGCGGCGCCCGGGCTGCTGCCCGGCGTGGGCCGACTCATTGAGATGCCCTCCGCGCTGGGGCGCTTGGGCCGAGCTTACAGCAAGTCCCACGCCTTCAAGGAGGTTCTACAGCTGCCCAAAATGGAACTGACGAAGCTCGTGTTCCCGTTACAGGAACTCCAGCGGCATCTGCTCCCTGACGCCCAGCCTGACCTTCTGCAACTGAGGATCTTTGACCCGAGCCTGGAGGCCATCGCGAGGGCGGAGAGCTTCTTCACGGCCACCCCGCGGAACCGCATCGAGTACGTCAGCTCGGCGGTGCGCCTGGACCACGCCCCCGACCTCCCCCGCCCGGAG GTGTGTTTTATAGGCAGAAGCAATGTTGGAAAATCCTCTCTAATAAAGGCTTTGTTTTCATTGGCTCCAGAGGTTGAAGTCAGAGTCTCCAAAACCCCG GGGCACACaaagaaaatggattttttcaaagttggaaaatattttacattggTGGACATGCCAGGTTATGGCTATCGAGCACCTGAAGATTTTGTTGATATGGTAGAGACTTATCTAAAAGAACGAAAGAC TTTGCTGAGAACATTTTTGTTAGTGGATAGTGTTGTCGGAATTCAGAAAGCAGACAATATTGCCATAGAAATGTGTGAAGAGTTTGCATTACCTTATGTA ATGGTGTTAACAAAAATTGACAAACCTTCCAAGGGACATCTTTTAAAGCAGGTGCTCGAGATCCAGAAATTTGTTGACACTAAAACACAAGGATGTTTTCCTCAGTTGTTTCCTGTAAG AAGAATCAGAGGATTTGAATTGACTTGTAGATCTCCAACACCCTGA
- the GTPBP8 gene encoding GTP-binding protein 8 isoform X3, translated as MAAPGLLPGVGRLIEMPSALGRLGRAYSKSHAFKEVLQLPKMELTKLVFPLQELQRHLLPDAQPDLLQLRIFDPSLEAIARAESFFTATPRNRIEYVSSAVRLDHAPDLPRPEGHTKKMDFFKVGKYFTLVDMPGYGYRAPEDFVDMVETYLKERKTLLRTFLLVDSVVGIQKADNIAIEMCEEFALPYVMVLTKIDKPSKGHLLKQVLEIQKFVDTKTQGCFPQLFPVSAMTYSGIHLLRCFIATITGNLKTNEWHLTLLKTQRILCQLELNTSISTLF; from the exons ATGGCGGCGCCCGGGCTGCTGCCCGGCGTGGGCCGACTCATTGAGATGCCCTCCGCGCTGGGGCGCTTGGGCCGAGCTTACAGCAAGTCCCACGCCTTCAAGGAGGTTCTACAGCTGCCCAAAATGGAACTGACGAAGCTCGTGTTCCCGTTACAGGAACTCCAGCGGCATCTGCTCCCTGACGCCCAGCCTGACCTTCTGCAACTGAGGATCTTTGACCCGAGCCTGGAGGCCATCGCGAGGGCGGAGAGCTTCTTCACGGCCACCCCGCGGAACCGCATCGAGTACGTCAGCTCGGCGGTGCGCCTGGACCACGCCCCCGACCTCCCCCGCCCGGAG GGGCACACaaagaaaatggattttttcaaagttggaaaatattttacattggTGGACATGCCAGGTTATGGCTATCGAGCACCTGAAGATTTTGTTGATATGGTAGAGACTTATCTAAAAGAACGAAAGAC TTTGCTGAGAACATTTTTGTTAGTGGATAGTGTTGTCGGAATTCAGAAAGCAGACAATATTGCCATAGAAATGTGTGAAGAGTTTGCATTACCTTATGTA ATGGTGTTAACAAAAATTGACAAACCTTCCAAGGGACATCTTTTAAAGCAGGTGCTCGAGATCCAGAAATTTGTTGACACTAAAACACAAGGATGTTTTCCTCAGTTGTTTCCTGTAAG tGCTATGACCTATTCTGGAATCCATCTGTTGAGATGCTTTATAGCAACTATAACAGGAAATCTTAAGACTAATGAATGGCATCTAACTTTGCTGAAGACTCAACGTATTTTATGCCAACTGGAGTTAAACACAAGCATTTCAACATTGTTTTAA